The following proteins are co-located in the Bacteroidota bacterium genome:
- a CDS encoding 7TM diverse intracellular signaling domain-containing protein: MIKRVIIKTLAILMILGFQQLQAVAQFIINSNSRNEEVSLYSYASIADAGTQKLSFAEVKDNNVNLVFKSVAYPKSNLGFTNHHYWVKFEIVNNTNEPTIYYLETGRPVTDEVDIYILDSQGTVISQKGGDNIPFEERSLKHRKSIFKLSLLHGVKTRIFIHFKSDGEVINLPLQLHTYESLLASTYIDQLVFGIFYGILMLASIIYMFMFFALRDMSFLYYSLYVIFIALMQFSLDGYFYQYMMPDAGWFSQHSVIIFAIISGIFLGKYGETFLKVRTYRRTIYHIFRILYLLLAVLLGAIFISPSVLVYSYPIANALGLTVLVLIITSVISLYKNNIPVDRFFSIGIFFLVSGFVVFILNNFGLIPNSYLVENSPKLGTGMEIIFLSLSMAKRVRILKSEKEKMQAIALQRSEEMNEVKSFFLSNMSHELRTPLNAIMGLADLTFRESRDEKVKNNCEVIKHASYNLLSSVNDILDFSKMEKGELKLEKNSFEPLRIFEQIKNNAGVEAYEKGLDFKYSPPENMPAIIQGDATRLGQIINNVLNNAIKYTDKGFVKFEVDTLVKDTHKVSIIITISDSGIGIAKEKINTIFEPFTQETINNKRKYGGFGLGLCIVKALVDLHDGNIELSSIPNKGTLCRIILEYKLPAIQNIQAKISSSNDAYDLKGKHILIVEDNAINKLVIEAITKKWKNAVISFADNGLECLEVLKNNSVDLILMDLHMPVMDGYESTIAIRNGEAGMQNTNIPIIAITADVMESTKQKVIEIGMNDYITKPIDQEIVYDKICKLLS; encoded by the coding sequence ATGATTAAACGTGTTATAATAAAAACCCTAGCAATCTTAATGATATTGGGGTTTCAGCAGTTACAGGCAGTAGCACAATTCATTATAAACTCAAATAGCAGAAATGAGGAAGTGTCACTATATAGCTACGCTAGTATTGCAGATGCGGGAACGCAAAAATTATCTTTCGCAGAAGTAAAAGACAATAACGTTAATTTAGTTTTTAAATCTGTAGCATATCCAAAATCAAATCTTGGATTTACGAATCACCACTACTGGGTAAAATTTGAAATTGTAAACAATACAAATGAACCCACTATATATTATTTAGAAACAGGCAGACCCGTTACCGACGAAGTCGATATATATATACTCGATTCCCAAGGGACGGTAATTTCTCAAAAAGGTGGCGACAATATTCCTTTTGAAGAACGAAGTTTAAAACACCGTAAATCGATTTTTAAGTTGAGTTTGCTGCATGGAGTTAAAACCAGAATATTTATTCATTTCAAAAGTGACGGGGAAGTTATAAACCTGCCATTGCAACTGCATACCTACGAAAGTTTGTTAGCCAGTACCTATATCGACCAGCTAGTTTTTGGTATATTTTATGGCATATTAATGTTAGCTTCTATCATATATATGTTTATGTTTTTTGCTCTCCGAGATATGAGCTTTTTATATTATAGTTTGTACGTAATTTTTATTGCCTTGATGCAATTTTCATTAGATGGTTATTTTTATCAGTATATGATGCCCGATGCTGGCTGGTTCTCGCAGCATTCGGTTATTATCTTTGCTATTATATCAGGCATTTTCTTAGGCAAATACGGGGAAACATTCTTAAAAGTACGAACCTATCGCAGAACCATATATCATATATTTAGAATCTTATACTTACTTCTAGCGGTGTTGCTCGGTGCAATTTTTATATCTCCAAGTGTTCTGGTTTATTCATATCCTATTGCAAATGCTTTAGGCTTGACTGTGCTTGTTTTAATAATCACTTCAGTTATCTCATTATATAAAAACAATATTCCAGTTGACAGATTTTTCAGTATCGGTATATTCTTTTTGGTATCAGGGTTTGTTGTTTTTATTCTCAATAATTTTGGTTTGATTCCCAATTCATATCTAGTAGAAAATAGTCCCAAATTGGGAACAGGAATGGAAATTATATTTTTGTCTTTATCGATGGCAAAGAGGGTACGAATATTAAAAAGTGAAAAAGAAAAAATGCAAGCCATCGCATTACAACGTTCAGAAGAAATGAATGAAGTGAAATCGTTTTTCTTATCAAATATGAGTCATGAATTACGCACACCACTCAATGCTATCATGGGCCTTGCCGATTTAACATTTAGAGAAAGCCGTGACGAAAAAGTAAAAAATAATTGCGAGGTGATTAAACACGCTTCCTATAACTTGCTATCATCGGTAAATGATATTCTCGATTTTTCTAAAATGGAGAAAGGGGAATTAAAGCTTGAGAAAAATAGTTTTGAACCTCTTAGAATATTTGAGCAAATTAAAAATAATGCAGGCGTGGAAGCTTATGAAAAGGGTTTGGATTTTAAATATTCACCTCCTGAAAATATGCCCGCCATCATACAGGGCGATGCTACTCGTTTAGGGCAGATTATCAATAATGTATTAAACAATGCTATTAAATATACCGATAAAGGTTTTGTTAAGTTTGAAGTCGACACCTTAGTAAAAGACACACATAAAGTAAGTATTATTATTACCATCAGCGATTCGGGAATTGGCATTGCAAAAGAAAAAATCAATACAATTTTTGAGCCCTTCACCCAAGAAACTATCAATAACAAACGCAAGTACGGCGGCTTTGGACTGGGCCTATGCATTGTAAAAGCATTGGTCGATTTACATGATGGAAACATAGAATTAAGCAGTATACCCAATAAAGGAACACTGTGCAGAATTATATTGGAATATAAATTACCCGCCATTCAAAATATACAAGCCAAAATATCTTCTTCTAATGATGCTTATGATTTGAAAGGAAAACATATTTTAATTGTTGAGGACAATGCCATTAACAAACTCGTGATAGAAGCAATTACAAAAAAGTGGAAGAATGCGGTGATAAGTTTTGCCGATAATGGATTGGAATGTTTGGAAGTATTAAAAAACAATTCTGTAGATTTAATTCTGATGGATTTACACATGCCCGTAATGGATGGATATGAATCTACCATTGCCATTAGAAATGGAGAAGCCGGTATGCAAAACACAAATATTCCTATTATAGCTATCACAGCCGATGTGATGGAAAGTACCAAACAAAAGGTGATAGAAATTGGGATGAATGATTATATAACGAAGCCTATTGATCAGGAAATAGTATATGATAAAATTTGTAAATTACTTTCTTAG
- a CDS encoding YceI family protein: MNTTETPIAFGTTTKWAIDATHSEIHFKVKHLLISTVTGQFNTFAASVDMEDDDLSTAKVHFTAEVKSISTNNEQRDGHLHSADFFDAENHPQVIFEGKQMEKVDDENYKIQGTLNMRGVCKDVVFDVEYGGSTIDLWGNTRIGFSLTGKINRKDYGVSFSMVSETGGILLGEEVKIIANAEFVRQVEN; the protein is encoded by the coding sequence ATGAACACTACAGAAACTCCGATAGCTTTCGGAACAACAACAAAATGGGCTATAGACGCCACACATTCAGAGATTCATTTCAAAGTAAAGCACTTATTGATCTCTACAGTTACAGGACAATTTAATACATTCGCCGCTTCAGTGGATATGGAAGATGATGACCTGAGCACAGCCAAAGTACATTTCACTGCGGAGGTAAAATCAATTTCTACCAATAATGAGCAAAGGGATGGTCATCTGCACTCAGCCGATTTCTTTGATGCAGAAAATCATCCACAAGTTATTTTTGAAGGAAAGCAGATGGAAAAAGTGGACGATGAAAATTATAAAATACAGGGTACCCTTAATATGCGTGGCGTATGTAAGGATGTAGTATTTGATGTAGAATATGGCGGCTCAACTATCGACCTATGGGGCAATACACGCATAGGTTTTTCATTGACAGGAAAAATTAACCGTAAAGATTATGGTGTGAGTTTTAGCATGGTTTCTGAAACTGGTGGAATATTATTGGGTGAAGAAGTGAAAATTATTGCCAATGCGGAATTTGTGAGACAGGTAGAGAATTAA
- a CDS encoding helix-turn-helix domain-containing protein, protein MAQAQQKPVKTHGECTKAILPVRDALDILSGKWKLPIIIALSFGNKRFSQMSKEIPGITDKMLSKELRDLEINQLVKRTVYDAMPVVVEYSMTPYGKSLEKLIDELRNWGLLHRKRVMGKGK, encoded by the coding sequence ATGGCACAAGCACAACAGAAACCAGTTAAAACGCATGGGGAATGCACCAAAGCCATTCTTCCAGTTCGTGATGCCTTAGATATATTGAGTGGCAAATGGAAACTGCCGATTATTATAGCACTTTCATTTGGCAACAAAAGATTTTCTCAAATGAGCAAAGAAATTCCTGGCATCACGGATAAAATGTTATCGAAGGAATTGCGTGATTTGGAAATAAACCAATTGGTTAAACGCACCGTTTACGATGCGATGCCCGTAGTAGTTGAATACTCCATGACCCCTTATGGCAAATCGCTCGAAAAATTAATTGATGAATTACGCAACTGGGGTTTACTGCATAGAAAGCGGGTAATGGGGAAAGGTAAATAA